From Anopheles darlingi chromosome 2, idAnoDarlMG_H_01, whole genome shotgun sequence, the proteins below share one genomic window:
- the LOC125948379 gene encoding stress-induced-phosphoprotein 1, producing MATQGLSQNKQEALKEKELGNAAYKLKDFGTALQHYRSAVTLDPTDITFHNNIAAVYFEQKEFRKCIEECEKAVEVGRENRADYKLIAKAFTRTGNAYRRLEDYKSAKTYFEKSLSEHRTPEVKSLLSDTEKKIKEIERLEYIDPAKAEEEKEKGNEFFKQGDYSTAVKHYSEAIKRNPDDAKLYSNRAACYTKLAAFDLGLKDCETCCRLDEGFIKGWIRKGKILQVMQKSSEALSAYQKALEIDPNNAEALEGYRACTMAVHADPKEVWKKAMNDPEVQQILKDPAMRVILEQMQSDPKAVQEHLKNPQVASKIQKLLESGIIQIY from the exons ATGGCAACTCAAGGTCTATCGCAAAATAAGCAGGAGGcgttgaaagaaaaagaactgGGCAACGCGGCATATAAACTTAAGGATTTCGGAACAGCTCTCCAGCACTACCGCAGTGCGGTGACACTCGATCCGACGGATATTACATTCCACAATAATATCGCTGCGGTCTACTTTGAACAGAAAGAGTTCCGAAAATGTATCGAAGAATGTGAAAAGGCCGTTGAGGTTGGTCGGGAAAATCGAGCCGATTACAAACTGATAGCCAAGGCCTTTACGCGTACGGGAAATGCTTACAGGCGGTTGGAGGACTACAAGTCCGCCAAAAcgtattttgaaaaatcattaTCCGAACACCGTACGCCCGAAGTGAAGTCCCTGTTAAGTGATACCGAGAAGAAGATCAAGGAAATTGAACGTTTAGAATATATCGACCCAGCAAAGgccgaagaagagaaggaaaaagggaatgaaTTCTTCAAACAGGGTGATTACAGCACGGCCGTTAAACATTACTCCGAGGCCATCAAGCGCAATCCGGATGACGCAAAACTATACAGCAACCGTGCCGCCTGTTACACAAAGCTAGCTGCCTTCGATCTCGGACTTAAGGATTGTGAAACTTGTTGCCGGTTGGATGAAGGCTTTATCAAGGGTTGGATTCGCAAAGGCAAAATCCTGCAGGTAATGCAAAAATCTTCGGAAGCACTGTCTGCCTACCAAAAAGCACTGGAAATTGACCCAAACAACGCGGAAGCGCTTGAGGGCTACCGGGCTTGTACGATGGCCGTACATGCTGACCCGAAGGAAGTTTGGAAAAAGGCCATGAACGACCCAGAAGTTCAACAAATCCTCAAGGACCCTGCAATGCGTGTTATTCTCGAGCAGATGCAGAGCGATCCAAAAGCTGTGCAAGA GCATCTGAAGAATCCGCAAGTTGCTTCTAAAATTCAAAAACTTCTAGAATCGGGAATCATCCAGATCTATTAA
- the LOC125948382 gene encoding uncharacterized protein DDB_G0283357 produces the protein MALGRKKLDDKILKTLRELVSIGGNKECFDCGQKGPTYVNMTIGSFVCTSCSGILRGLTPPHRVKSISMATFTQEETEFLKLNGNDNCSRTWLGLWDAKRAIKQEHRDFMIDKYEKKRYYLEPASPLKSLQSNVSSSLTSLTMKNVNENLIPLKTPTLTPPTTLRLHRNNSGSCNGFTSVISSSTSTASAHGIGSTPQFQQQFTPDDSDFFGTRSPKILPPTPQKHSNLQRKNGIKIKKSLIDQPPTFERNQKNGLLSTSTSSNGNCAGEYSDTTGDNNANQFTPNSDFVADFASASIVENISNNKALYGSTSSLKNNGMAVVENAIGHLHHGKSSENDLENFADFDHNPIFNSAENMKSYSSFNSIDSSNTTNSTCSMTSMQSSSGPNPELSRGSYNSFINSTPIDTANLSLGIRHAKLSHAAKCTCMSPMYGSIQSSRDAIYEFGKKYNFNDGYNNIRSYFNNNNNNNNNNNNNNNNNNNNNNNNNNNNNNNNNNSDNSISNGSAPFNNMPCDFWQHLESHYSPGYNRRQHEQQQHNVNNNTVAQATTSRHPNSQINFCNFADLNRWSLQASALFKASSSSSDSNNISVCSAPSVDRYAALKDLDEQFREFKLDADSNNMDTLESNGLNNLDGKIDHHTPRTVNPFKSANPFQQQQQLEQRQVMNWPNGTTSDSRYTSTASSENGFYTNLPHTGLVQGNAVHMYNGNITTGVAGAMPTGYHPLTAYHANGNGYSLVGSNGTPMSSTYNATSSSGGQQLVSNMQAQSFGNPFMVNGKSAGNSSNPFL, from the exons AAGAGGACTAACGCCACCTCATCGAGTAAAATCGATATCAATGGCCACGTTTACGCAAGAAGAGACAGAATTTTTGAAACTTAATGGCAACGATAATTGCAGTCGAACTTGGCTTGGCCTATGGGATGCAAAGCGAGCAATCAAACAAGAGCATCGTGACTTCATGATAGATAAATACGAGAAAAAGCG ATACTATTTGGAACCTGCTAGTCCGCTTAAATCCTTGCAATCCAACGTATCGAGCTCTTTAACGTCGTTAACAATGAAGAATGTTAATGAAAATTTGATTCCTCTAAAGACCCCAACACTGACACCCCCGACAACTTTAAGATTGCATCGCAACAACTCCGGTTCATGTAATGGTTTTACCAGTGTTatttcatcatcaacgtctACTGCTTCCGCACATGGGATTGGTTCAACACCACAGTTCCAACAACAGTTCACTCCAGATGATAGCGATTTCTTCGGCACTAGATCACCCAAGATTCTTCCTCCGACTCCACAAAAGCACTCGAATCTGCAGCGTAAGAATggcattaaaataaaaaaatctctTATCGATCAACCCCCAACTTTTGAACGCAATCAAAAAAATGGATTGCTGAGCACCTCTACATCATCCAATGGCAATTGCGCTGGAGAATACTCAGACACTACCGGTGACAATAATGCTAACCAATTTACACCCAATAGTGATTTTGTAGCAGATTTTGCAAGTGCAAGCATCGTCGAGAATATTAGCAATAACAAAGCTCTTTATGGAAGCACCAGCAGTTTGAAGAACAACGGAATGGCAGTCGTGGAAAATGCGATCGGGCATCTACATCATGGAAAATCATCGGAGAATGATTTAGAGAATTTTGCAGATTTCGATCATAATCCTATTTTCAACTCTGCAG AAAATATGAAATCATACTCCAGCTTCAACAGCATTGATAGCAGCAATACGACAAATAGTACCTGCAGCATGACTAGTATGCAAAGCTCGTCTGGGCCAAATCCAGAGTTGAGTAGAGGCAGTTACAACTCCTTCATTAATAGCACGCCAATTGACACGGCAAATTTATCATTAGGAATCCGCCATGCGAAACTTAGCCATGCGGCTAAGTGCACATGCATGTCGCCAATGTACGGAAGTATACAATCGTCTAGAGATGCGATCTATgaatttggaaaaaagtataactTCAATGATGGATACAACAACATACGCAGTTatttcaataataataataataataataataataataataataataataataataataataataataataataataataataataataataataataataataacaatagtGATAATAGTATTAGTAATGGTAGTGCACCCTTTAATAACATGCCGTGCGACTTTTGGCAACATTTAGAAAGCCATTATTCACCGGGATACAATCGACGAcaacatgagcagcagcaacataatgtGAACAACAATACTGTTGCGCAGGCGACGACTTCGCGCCATCCCAACAGTCAAATTAACTTTTGCAACTTTGCAGATCTAAATCGATGGA GTCTTCAGGCCTCTGCGCTGTTCAAGGCTAGTTCATCaagcagcgacagcaacaacatttcgGTCTGCTCTGCACCGTCAGTTGATCGATATGCAGCACTAAAAGATCTTGATGAACAATTCCGAGAATTTAAGCTAGACGCAGATTCGAATAACATGGACACTCTAGAGTCAAATGGATTAAACAATTTGGACGGCAAAATCGATCATCATACTCCAC GCACTGTTAACCCCTTCAAATCGGCCAatccattccagcagcagcaacagcttgaGCAAAGGCAGGTGATGAATTGGCCTAATGGAACGACATCGGATTCACGTTATACATCGACGGCATCcagcgaaaatggattttacaCAAATTTACCGCATACAGGTCTTGTGCAAGGTAACGCAGTACATATGTACAACGGGAACATTACAAcgggtgttgctggtgctatgCCTACGGGCTACCATCCTCTTACTGCTTATCATGCTAATGGAAATGGCTACTCCTTGGTCGGATCTAACGGTACGCCGATGAGCAGTACATATAATGCCACATCAAGCAGTGGTGGACAGCAGTTAGTAAGCAACATGCAGGCACAAAGTTTTGGAAATCCTTTCATG GTAAATGGTAAGAGTGCAGGTAATTCGAGTAACCCTTTTTTATGA